The Alosa sapidissima isolate fAloSap1 chromosome 5, fAloSap1.pri, whole genome shotgun sequence genome has a window encoding:
- the LOC121709131 gene encoding uncharacterized protein LOC121709131, with translation MTANVTKFMKIVNGSNEHCCVPLCSASGRYNSSLSFHCFPKNVSLRAKWIHQVRRTGFTITQHTKVCSRHFKPHEIVTSKKGRRALVAGAVPSLFEWNNYSTKERPGVWERRARPPSPERVLEPAAAAEPIALPMVMDHDYEASPTVCVDRQHYEQLRQEIDTLREQLKICHLSKFGLQRFASSPEDIRFYTRFPSYKHLMAFWSLISTATSKMIRVTSRDKRATSTVTESPVTRPTKLLAIDELFLFLTYLSTGCTQRELAHRFNIHRTTVSRIIVTWANFLYTLLGSVCFWMSPAAVKDNLPPEFNAYSDTQVILDCTELRCQTPSSLVLQSEVFSHYKSHCTFKAMVGMSPHGALTFISPLFEGSMSDKEIFRQSGIQNLLTPDTAIMVDKGFLVDDLAPGTVYRPAFVIQRAQMAEADVLETQSIARLRVHVERLIRRVKENKLFETTIPLAISGSINQIFTVACLLSNFQNGPLVKTWANEV, from the exons ATGACTGCTAACGTTACTAAATTTATGAAAATTGTAAACGGCTCAAATGAACACTGCTGTGTGCCACTTTGTTCGGCCTCAGGCCGTTATAATAGTTCACTTAGTTTCCACTGCTTCCCAAAAAACGTAAGTCTTCGGGCTAAGTGGATTCATCAAGTGCGAAGGACGGGGTTTACGATAACTCAGCACACAAAAGTTTGCAGTCGGCACTTTAAGCCACACGAAATTGTAACATCCAAGAAAGGAAGGCGTGCTTTGGTAGCAGGTGCTGTGCCTTCGTTGTTTGAGTGGAACAATTATTCAACCAAGGAACGACCCGGTGTTTGGGAGCGACGGGCAAGACCACCGAGCCCGGAGCGTGTCCTtgaaccagcagcagcagcggagcCTATTGCCCTCCCTATGGTCATGGACCACGACTATGAAGCATCTCCTACCGTGTGCGTGGATAGGCAACATTATGAACAACTCCGACAGGAAATCGATACACTTCGAGAGCAACTGAAAATATGCCATCTATCCAAATTTGGACTGCAGCGGTTTGCCTCTTCTCCTGAAGACATACGATTTTATACCAG ATTCCCATCTTACAAGCACCTGATGGCGTTTTGGAGCCTGATTAGTACTGCAACATCCAAAATGATCAGGGTGACCAGCAGAGACAAGAGAGCCACCAGCACAGTCACTGAAAGCCCAGTCACCAGACCAACT AAACTGCTGGCGATAGATGAGCTCTTCTTGTTCCTGACATACCTGTCCACTGGCTGCACACAGAGGGAACTGGCTCATCGCTTTAACATACACAGGACAACAGTAAGTCGCATCATCGTCACCTGGGCCAACTTCCTCTACACTCTGCTGGGCTCAGTCTGTTTTTGGATGTCTCCTGCAGCTGTTAAGGACAATCTTCCACCAGAGTTCAATGCATACAGTGACACACAAGTCATCCTTGACTGCACTGAACTACGGTGCCAGACACCATCTTCCCTGGTTCTACAAAGTGAAGTGTTTTCACACTATAAATCACATTGCACCTTTAAAGCCATGGTTGGTATGTCCCCTCATGGAGCTCTGACATTCATCTCGCCCCTCTTCGAGGGCTCCATGAGTGACAAGGAAATATTCCGTCAGTCCGGGATCCAAAACCTCCTTACCCCTGACACCGCAATTATGGTGGACAAAGGATTCTTGGTGGACGACCTGGCCCCTGGCACTGTTTACCGCCCAGCCTTCGTCATCCAGAGGGCCCAAATGGCAGAGGCAGACGTGCTGGAAACGCAGTCAATTGCTCGCTTGAGGGTACATGTAGAGAGGCTAATCAGAAGAGTGAAGGAAAACAAACTGTTTGAAACCACAATCCCGCTTGCCATATCGGGGAGTATTAATCAAATTTTTACAGTCGCCTGTCTACTCTCTAATTTCCAAAATGGCCCTCTGGTCAAGACCTGGGCAAATGAGGTTTGA
- the LOC121709132 gene encoding uncharacterized protein LOC121709132 isoform X2: MRVVLKDSKPVQLIHHTCSCIAGAALCNHCVALLYQSAHYSQLKVPVVPPVLSCTEGEQQWHKPRTLGIKPGPVDKMAVLSTKPKSRPKATTEGIRSTLYKGLSGDLPDLSVLRVTEAYADFSRAESPMVCSMNISCEVPLVNSALGMVQAGSPIAYQQPAAACRDLSFHIAPPRPYLPLEGYRLQPSIYMSNTTEAERRHLQSLQVTWDMANKLESATRTQSSCEEWHQLRRPRLTASRFREICFVSNKCEDSLADRILKGTYQTKAMRRGLELEADAIWEYTQIKRVNHYPCGFIIHPDTPWLGASPDGLVFDPTEPSSFGLLEIKCPNVKNYVDCPYVKMTLGKMELKTSHAYYYQIQGQLLVSGMTWCDFVVSAEEDTLINRIHRDVEVFKVIRDKVDQFYFNVYMRKCM; encoded by the exons ATGAGG GTGGTTCTTAAAGACAGCAAGCCTGTGCAGCTGATTCATCATACATGTTCTTGCATTGCTGGAGCTGCGCTGTGCAACCACTGTGTTGCTCTTTTGTACCAGTCAGCCCACTACTCGCAGCTGAAGGTGCCTGTAGTCCCCCCTGTGCTAAGCTGTACTGAGGGAGAACAGCAGTGGCACAAACCTAGGACTTTG GGTATAAAACCAGGCCCAGTGGACAAAATGGCTGTGCTGTCTACTAAACCGAAGAGCCGTCCTAAAGCAACAACAGAGGGTATAAG GAGCACGCTATACAAAGGCCTTAGTGGGGATCTACCTGATCTTTCTGTCCTTCGG GTGACTGAGGCATATGCTGACTTCTCCAGAGCAGAGTCGCCAATGGTGTGTAGCATGAACATCAGCTGTGAGGTTCCATTGGTCAACTCTGCCCTTGGGATGGTGCAAGCCGGAAGCCCGATTGCCTACCAacagccagcagcagcatgtaGAGATCTATCCTTCCACATTGCCCCACCTCGTCCATACCTACCCTTGGAAGGTTACCGCTTACAGCCCTCAATCTACATGTCTAACACCACTGAGGCAGAGCGCAGGCACTTACAGAGCCTACAGGTGACTTGGGATATGGCAAATAAACTGGAAAGTGCCACAAGAACCCAAAGCTCCTGCGAGGAATGGCACCAGTTGCGGAGACCAAGACTCACTGCTTCGCGTTTCAGGGAGATCTGCTTTGTCAGCAACAAATGTGAGGACAGTCTGGCTGATAGGATCCTGAAGGGAACATATCAGACGAAGGCCATGAGAAGAGGACTGGAGTTGGAGGCTGATGCCATATGGGAGTACACCCAAATAAAGAGGGTCAACCACTATCCGTGTGGATTTATAATCCACCCAGACACGCCTTGGCTGGGAGCATCTCCGGATGGACTAGTTTTTGACCCGACAGAACCCTCTTCCTTCGGTCTTCTAGAAATTAAGTGCCCAAATGTTAAAAACTATGTTGACTGTCCCTATGTTAAAATGACCTTAGGCAAAATGGAGCTGAAGACTTCACATGCGTACTACTACCAAATTCAGGGGCAGTTATTGGTAAGTGGCATGACGTGGTGTGATTTTGTTGTGTCGGCGGAGGAAGACACATTAATTAATAGAATACACAGAGATGTAGAAGTGTTCAAGGTCATCAGAGACAAAGTTGACCAATTTTATTTCAATGTTTACATGCGAAAATGCATGTAA
- the LOC121709132 gene encoding uncharacterized protein LOC121709132 isoform X1 gives MYISSYIHNYEVSIKDQDSGEVVVRAMCYRSLMKKEKPHSLSVVLKDSKPVQLIHHTCSCIAGAALCNHCVALLYQSAHYSQLKVPVVPPVLSCTEGEQQWHKPRTLGIKPGPVDKMAVLSTKPKSRPKATTEGIRSTLYKGLSGDLPDLSVLRVTEAYADFSRAESPMVCSMNISCEVPLVNSALGMVQAGSPIAYQQPAAACRDLSFHIAPPRPYLPLEGYRLQPSIYMSNTTEAERRHLQSLQVTWDMANKLESATRTQSSCEEWHQLRRPRLTASRFREICFVSNKCEDSLADRILKGTYQTKAMRRGLELEADAIWEYTQIKRVNHYPCGFIIHPDTPWLGASPDGLVFDPTEPSSFGLLEIKCPNVKNYVDCPYVKMTLGKMELKTSHAYYYQIQGQLLVSGMTWCDFVVSAEEDTLINRIHRDVEVFKVIRDKVDQFYFNVYMRKCM, from the exons atgtacatttcTTCGTACATTCACAACTATGAGG TTTCCATAAAAGATCAGGATTCAGGAGAGGTGGTCGTGAGGGCAATGTGCTACAGGTCGCTGATGAAAAAAGAGAAACCTCACAGCTTGAGT GTGGTTCTTAAAGACAGCAAGCCTGTGCAGCTGATTCATCATACATGTTCTTGCATTGCTGGAGCTGCGCTGTGCAACCACTGTGTTGCTCTTTTGTACCAGTCAGCCCACTACTCGCAGCTGAAGGTGCCTGTAGTCCCCCCTGTGCTAAGCTGTACTGAGGGAGAACAGCAGTGGCACAAACCTAGGACTTTG GGTATAAAACCAGGCCCAGTGGACAAAATGGCTGTGCTGTCTACTAAACCGAAGAGCCGTCCTAAAGCAACAACAGAGGGTATAAG GAGCACGCTATACAAAGGCCTTAGTGGGGATCTACCTGATCTTTCTGTCCTTCGG GTGACTGAGGCATATGCTGACTTCTCCAGAGCAGAGTCGCCAATGGTGTGTAGCATGAACATCAGCTGTGAGGTTCCATTGGTCAACTCTGCCCTTGGGATGGTGCAAGCCGGAAGCCCGATTGCCTACCAacagccagcagcagcatgtaGAGATCTATCCTTCCACATTGCCCCACCTCGTCCATACCTACCCTTGGAAGGTTACCGCTTACAGCCCTCAATCTACATGTCTAACACCACTGAGGCAGAGCGCAGGCACTTACAGAGCCTACAGGTGACTTGGGATATGGCAAATAAACTGGAAAGTGCCACAAGAACCCAAAGCTCCTGCGAGGAATGGCACCAGTTGCGGAGACCAAGACTCACTGCTTCGCGTTTCAGGGAGATCTGCTTTGTCAGCAACAAATGTGAGGACAGTCTGGCTGATAGGATCCTGAAGGGAACATATCAGACGAAGGCCATGAGAAGAGGACTGGAGTTGGAGGCTGATGCCATATGGGAGTACACCCAAATAAAGAGGGTCAACCACTATCCGTGTGGATTTATAATCCACCCAGACACGCCTTGGCTGGGAGCATCTCCGGATGGACTAGTTTTTGACCCGACAGAACCCTCTTCCTTCGGTCTTCTAGAAATTAAGTGCCCAAATGTTAAAAACTATGTTGACTGTCCCTATGTTAAAATGACCTTAGGCAAAATGGAGCTGAAGACTTCACATGCGTACTACTACCAAATTCAGGGGCAGTTATTGGTAAGTGGCATGACGTGGTGTGATTTTGTTGTGTCGGCGGAGGAAGACACATTAATTAATAGAATACACAGAGATGTAGAAGTGTTCAAGGTCATCAGAGACAAAGTTGACCAATTTTATTTCAATGTTTACATGCGAAAATGCATGTAA